A genome region from Mesorhizobium sp. B2-1-8 includes the following:
- a CDS encoding ABC transporter permease produces the protein MTKKDLGLLILILVVGAVVAIINPRFLLPINLANTSNLIGLFGILSIGQAFVIITGGIELSVGSVVALLGTLFIDFIAVRSMGWPIALVLILVLGAIIGLAHGWLITRLKLQPFVVTLCGLLIYRGVARFYTADGTAGFAFGQNFPDLEFLTAGRSWGVPNSFFALIVIAIVMWVVLHRSVFGRYLYAIGKNEEAAKYSGIRTGRVVMAAYVICGVLTALSAIYFAMYTRSISPASHGQFYELYAIAAAVLGGFSLRGGEGSLIGVILGTVLLQELQNLVNLLGIPSSLNFAVMGGVILIGVLVDQQWGVFRARRRMVDAARKGAVGAAAE, from the coding sequence ATGACAAAGAAAGATCTCGGCCTGCTGATCCTGATCCTGGTGGTCGGAGCGGTCGTTGCCATCATCAATCCGCGCTTCCTCCTGCCGATCAATCTCGCCAACACCTCGAATCTCATCGGTCTGTTCGGCATTCTGTCGATCGGCCAGGCCTTCGTCATCATCACCGGCGGCATCGAGCTGTCCGTCGGCTCCGTCGTCGCGCTGCTCGGCACATTGTTCATCGACTTCATCGCCGTGCGCAGCATGGGATGGCCGATCGCCTTGGTGCTGATCCTGGTGCTCGGCGCCATCATCGGCCTGGCGCATGGCTGGCTGATCACGCGGCTCAAGCTGCAGCCCTTCGTCGTCACCTTGTGCGGCCTTTTGATCTATCGCGGCGTCGCGCGCTTCTACACCGCCGATGGCACCGCCGGTTTCGCCTTCGGCCAGAATTTTCCCGATCTCGAATTCCTGACCGCTGGCCGCTCTTGGGGCGTGCCGAACTCCTTCTTCGCGCTGATCGTCATCGCCATCGTCATGTGGGTGGTGCTGCACCGCTCGGTGTTCGGGCGCTATCTCTACGCCATCGGCAAGAACGAGGAGGCGGCGAAATATTCGGGCATCCGCACCGGCCGCGTCGTCATGGCGGCTTACGTCATCTGCGGCGTGCTGACGGCGCTGTCGGCGATCTATTTCGCCATGTACACGCGCTCGATCTCGCCGGCCAGCCATGGCCAGTTCTACGAGCTCTACGCCATTGCCGCCGCCGTGCTCGGCGGCTTCTCGCTGCGCGGCGGCGAAGGCTCGCTGATCGGCGTCATCCTCGGCACGGTGCTGCTGCAGGAATTGCAGAACCTGGTCAACCTGCTCGGCATTCCCTCCTCGCTCAACTTCGCGGTGATGGGTGGCGTCATCCTCATCGGGGTGCTGGTCGACCAGCAATGGGGCGTGTTCCGGGCGCGCCGGCGGATGGTCGATGCCGCCCGCAAGGGCGCGGTCGGCGCGGCAGCGGAATAA
- a CDS encoding ABC transporter ATP-binding protein yields the protein MTASLHCAGICKSLGGRPILTDLDLKIDAGEVVSLLGASGSGKTTLLRIIAGLVAPEKGSITLDGRVVWSETSVVPPEKRRIGMVFQDYALWPHMTVANNLAFGLRAQRLSEQEIAQRVNHAFDVTRLAPYKDRYPTELSGGQQQRVAIARCLAARPALMLFDEPLSNLDAALREDMRIEMMEMVRREAITVVYVTHDQAEAMAVSDRIAIMRAGEIVQFDTPRAIYEAPADSFVAGFIGGFSIVRGQVRDEHFRIADSDAETVRTPGARSGSGMLVIRPEDARPADAYPGNRLQGKVLSSAFQGRCWRLAVDLGQQRIRLDWPEAPPIGAALAFSLPPERCVVLTA from the coding sequence ATGACCGCATCCCTGCATTGTGCCGGCATTTGCAAGTCGCTCGGCGGGCGCCCCATCCTGACCGACCTGGACCTCAAGATCGATGCCGGCGAAGTGGTGTCGCTTCTCGGTGCCAGCGGCTCCGGCAAGACCACGCTTCTGCGCATCATCGCCGGGCTGGTCGCACCCGAAAAGGGATCGATCACGCTGGACGGACGGGTCGTATGGAGCGAGACGTCGGTCGTACCTCCTGAAAAGCGGCGGATCGGCATGGTCTTCCAGGACTATGCGCTGTGGCCGCATATGACGGTGGCCAACAATCTCGCCTTCGGCCTGCGCGCGCAGCGGCTTTCGGAGCAGGAAATAGCCCAGCGGGTGAACCATGCGTTCGACGTCACCCGCCTTGCTCCCTACAAGGATCGTTATCCCACGGAATTGTCCGGCGGCCAGCAGCAGCGCGTCGCCATCGCGCGCTGCCTCGCGGCGCGTCCGGCGCTGATGCTGTTCGACGAACCGCTGAGCAACCTCGATGCCGCGCTGCGCGAGGACATGCGCATCGAGATGATGGAGATGGTGCGCCGCGAAGCCATCACGGTCGTCTATGTGACGCATGACCAGGCGGAGGCCATGGCGGTCTCCGACCGTATAGCCATCATGCGGGCAGGCGAGATCGTCCAGTTCGACACGCCACGCGCCATCTATGAAGCGCCGGCCGATTCTTTCGTGGCGGGCTTCATCGGCGGCTTTTCGATCGTTCGCGGGCAGGTAAGGGACGAGCATTTCAGGATCGCCGACAGTGATGCCGAAACCGTGCGCACGCCGGGCGCCCGATCCGGCTCAGGCATGCTGGTCATCCGTCCCGAGGACGCCCGGCCGGCGGACGCCTATCCCGGCAATCGATTGCAGGGCAAGGTGCTGTCGAGCGCTTTCCAGGGCCGATGTTGGCGGCTGGCGGTCGATCTCGGACAACAACGCATACGGCTCGACTGGCCCGAAGCGCCGCCTATTGGCGCCGCGCTTGCCTTTTCGTTGCCACCGGAGCGCTGTGTGGTGCTGACCGCATAG
- a CDS encoding COG4280 domain-containing protein, with the protein MQTLTPILSTVTAAFLASLVEVVEAFTIVLAVGVTRSWRPALTGAALALAVLAALVLAFGPLLALVPITTLQFAVGALLILFGMRWLRKAILRSVGVIALHDEEAAFAKETAALHRQAGDRRADYLAGLASFKAVLLEGVEVVFIVIAVGAAHGQTLYASMGALAAFILVMLVGLAVHRPLARVPENALKFVVGLMLTSFGIFWTGEGIGADWPGADLALLAIFAIVALASFAMVRWLRGTNPTAAGGLAR; encoded by the coding sequence ATGCAGACACTGACACCCATTCTCTCGACAGTCACGGCGGCATTTCTCGCCTCCCTGGTCGAGGTCGTCGAAGCTTTCACCATAGTGCTCGCGGTGGGGGTGACACGCAGCTGGCGTCCGGCTTTGACGGGTGCCGCGCTGGCGCTGGCGGTGCTGGCGGCCCTGGTGCTGGCGTTCGGGCCGCTGCTGGCGCTGGTGCCGATCACCACGCTGCAGTTCGCCGTCGGGGCGTTGCTGATCCTGTTCGGCATGCGCTGGTTGCGAAAGGCCATCCTGCGCAGCGTCGGCGTCATCGCCCTGCATGACGAGGAAGCGGCTTTCGCCAAGGAAACCGCCGCGCTGCACCGGCAGGCCGGAGATCGGCGCGCCGACTACCTCGCCGGACTGGCGTCCTTCAAGGCGGTGCTGCTCGAGGGTGTCGAGGTGGTGTTCATCGTCATTGCCGTCGGCGCCGCGCACGGGCAGACGCTATACGCCAGCATGGGCGCGCTGGCGGCCTTCATTCTGGTGATGCTTGTCGGCCTGGCGGTTCACCGTCCGCTGGCGCGCGTGCCGGAAAATGCGCTTAAATTCGTGGTCGGGCTGATGCTGACCAGCTTCGGCATCTTCTGGACCGGCGAGGGGATCGGCGCCGACTGGCCGGGTGCTGATCTTGCTCTGCTCGCCATCTTCGCCATCGTCGCGCTGGCGTCCTTCGCCATGGTGCGCTGGCTGCGCGGCACCAATCCCACAGCCGCTGGTGGGCTCGCCCGATGA
- a CDS encoding sugar-binding protein: protein MKSLIRNASVAAAALVVGLTATAIARADDKPTLAFVVNGASDFWKAAEAGVKKAQGELPGYTLELKYPEQSSVAIQQRLMDDLVTAGVKGIMVSAVDPKTSTDGLNKIASQTALFTTDSDAPQTKRVAYIGSSNVDAGKQAAEIAKKAMPNGGKCLGFVGLLGADNAKERIQGMKDGLAGTKIELVDVRGDDIDQARAKKNVEDALVASPDVTCMVGFYSYNTPRIYEALRDAGKLGSITVVGFDDDPITLGGVKEGTIAATVVQQPFEWAYQGMKLMAAYLKGDKSGIPAGNLIIIPTKIIGKDDVDAYAKNLKAMAGN, encoded by the coding sequence ATGAAATCCTTGATACGCAATGCATCCGTGGCCGCCGCGGCCCTGGTTGTCGGCCTTACGGCGACGGCCATCGCGCGCGCCGACGACAAGCCGACGCTGGCCTTCGTCGTCAACGGCGCTTCCGATTTCTGGAAAGCGGCCGAAGCCGGCGTCAAGAAGGCGCAGGGCGAACTGCCCGGCTACACGCTCGAACTCAAATATCCCGAACAATCCTCGGTCGCCATCCAGCAGCGGCTGATGGACGATCTGGTGACCGCCGGCGTAAAGGGCATCATGGTCTCGGCCGTCGATCCCAAGACCTCGACCGATGGTCTGAACAAGATCGCCTCGCAAACGGCATTGTTCACCACCGACAGTGACGCTCCCCAGACCAAGCGCGTCGCCTATATCGGCTCGTCCAATGTCGATGCGGGCAAGCAGGCGGCCGAAATCGCCAAGAAGGCGATGCCGAACGGCGGCAAGTGCCTGGGCTTCGTCGGCCTGCTCGGCGCCGACAATGCCAAGGAGCGCATCCAGGGCATGAAGGATGGCCTCGCCGGCACCAAGATCGAGCTCGTCGACGTGCGCGGCGACGACATCGACCAGGCGCGCGCCAAGAAGAATGTCGAGGATGCGCTGGTCGCCAGCCCCGACGTCACCTGCATGGTCGGCTTCTACTCCTACAACACGCCGCGCATCTATGAAGCGCTGCGCGATGCCGGCAAGCTCGGCTCGATCACCGTCGTCGGCTTCGATGACGATCCGATCACGCTGGGCGGCGTCAAGGAAGGCACCATTGCCGCCACCGTCGTGCAGCAGCCCTTCGAATGGGCCTATCAGGGAATGAAGCTGATGGCCGCCTATCTCAAGGGCGACAAGTCGGGCATCCCGGCCGGCAATCTGATCATCATCCCGACCAAGATCATCGGCAAGGATGATGTCGACGCCTATGCCAAAAATCTGAAGGCGATGGCTGGAAACTAA
- a CDS encoding sugar ABC transporter ATP-binding protein: MNYSDTSIAATTPFLSLENVRKTYPGVVALDGFSMEVRPGEVIGLVGENGAGKSTLMKILGGVTTPDTGTITVDGTAHKDLTVEGSLGSGIAFVHQELNLFENLDVAANIFFGREPLRAGPLRLVDRGKLREMVAPLLKRVGANFSADTQVADLSLAQQQMVEIAKALSIKARLVILDEPTSSLPLAETDKLLDVIKALKADGISVIFISHRLHEIERVADRVVVLRDGMLAGTLGKRDINHDQMVKLMIGRMLKEREKASEAARAPGAVALSAKAVRTPTYPGRPVDLDVRRGEILGLAGLVGSGRTELARVFFGIEASLGGTLELNGKPLALASAADAVAQGIFLVPEDRKLTGILLDLSIAQNISLPNLPAHAKRTLVSNSAEVATAEKQKKNLGIKAPSVQTRTGTLSGGNQQKVVLGKWLAMNPKVMILDEPTRGIDIGAKAEIYGLMRALADAGVAVLMISSDMEEVIGVSDRIAVMHEGQISGILDKDQFSQENVLLLAVGKPAN; this comes from the coding sequence ATGAATTATTCCGACACATCCATCGCGGCGACCACTCCGTTCCTCAGCCTCGAGAACGTGCGCAAGACCTATCCGGGCGTCGTGGCGCTCGACGGGTTTTCCATGGAGGTCAGGCCGGGCGAGGTCATCGGCCTTGTCGGCGAGAATGGCGCGGGCAAGTCGACGCTTATGAAGATCCTCGGCGGCGTCACCACGCCTGATACCGGCACCATCACCGTCGACGGCACCGCCCACAAGGACCTGACGGTCGAAGGCAGCCTGGGTTCCGGCATCGCCTTCGTCCACCAGGAACTCAACCTGTTCGAAAATCTCGACGTCGCCGCCAACATCTTCTTCGGCCGCGAACCGCTGCGTGCCGGGCCGCTGAGGCTGGTCGACCGCGGGAAACTACGCGAAATGGTGGCGCCGCTGCTGAAGCGCGTGGGCGCCAATTTTTCCGCCGACACGCAGGTCGCGGATCTCTCGCTGGCGCAGCAGCAGATGGTCGAGATCGCCAAGGCGCTGTCGATCAAGGCCCGGCTGGTCATCCTCGACGAGCCGACATCGAGCCTGCCGCTCGCCGAAACCGACAAGCTGCTCGACGTCATCAAGGCGCTGAAGGCCGACGGCATCAGCGTCATCTTCATTTCGCACCGCCTGCACGAGATCGAGCGCGTCGCCGACCGGGTCGTCGTGCTGCGCGACGGCATGCTGGCCGGCACGCTGGGCAAGCGCGACATCAACCACGACCAGATGGTCAAGCTGATGATCGGCCGCATGCTGAAGGAACGCGAGAAGGCCTCCGAGGCCGCGCGAGCCCCTGGTGCCGTCGCGCTGTCGGCCAAGGCGGTCCGCACCCCCACCTACCCCGGCCGGCCGGTCGATCTCGACGTCAGGCGTGGCGAAATCCTTGGCCTTGCCGGCCTTGTCGGCTCCGGCCGCACCGAACTGGCGCGGGTGTTCTTCGGCATCGAAGCCAGCCTTGGCGGCACGCTGGAACTCAACGGCAAGCCACTTGCGCTGGCCAGCGCGGCGGACGCCGTCGCGCAAGGCATTTTCCTCGTGCCGGAAGACCGCAAGCTGACCGGCATCCTGCTCGACCTGTCGATCGCGCAGAATATTTCACTGCCCAATTTGCCCGCGCATGCGAAGCGCACGCTGGTCTCCAACAGCGCGGAAGTCGCTACCGCCGAGAAGCAGAAGAAGAATCTCGGCATCAAGGCGCCTTCGGTGCAGACGCGCACCGGCACGCTGTCGGGCGGCAACCAGCAAAAGGTCGTGCTCGGCAAATGGCTGGCCATGAACCCGAAGGTGATGATCCTCGACGAGCCGACGCGCGGCATCGACATCGGCGCCAAGGCCGAGATTTACGGGCTGATGCGGGCGCTGGCGGATGCCGGCGTCGCCGTGCTGATGATCTCCAGCGACATGGAAGAAGTGATCGGCGTGTCCGACCGCATCGCCGTCATGCATGAGGGCCAGATCTCGGGCATTCTCGACAAGGATCAGTTCAGCCAGGAAAACGTGCTTTTGCTCGCGGTGGGCAAGCCGGCAAACTAA
- a CDS encoding LacI family DNA-binding transcriptional regulator, with protein sequence MSETTDPATATAKRRKAAAKPKGRVTMTDIARAAGCSQATVSFVLNNSPGIRLSQQTRERVIEAARALGYSAPAFSALNKPATAFEGTFDGLDGVIGFAVDQLATSPEAVVAIEGARQASWNAGNVLLVAQTMGDAVMEPRAIAALTKRGISALIYMTIFTREITAPDFLYGLDIPVILLNCYTSDYAFPAVVPSEIAGGQSSTRHLISHGHRRIATITGEPWMQAAQDRLKGYRRALATADIPFDPELVVEGDWSASAGYAATVKLLALKDRPTAIFCQNDRTAIGCYEALKEAGLHIPADISVVGYDDEEIARHLFPPLTTSILPHMAMGQWAIEQLEAPAVAGRGRYPITKLECPLVERESVGRVGG encoded by the coding sequence ATGAGCGAGACGACGGATCCGGCCACCGCAACCGCGAAGCGCCGCAAGGCGGCGGCAAAGCCCAAGGGCCGCGTCACCATGACCGACATTGCGCGTGCCGCCGGCTGCTCGCAGGCGACGGTTTCCTTCGTGCTCAACAATTCGCCGGGCATCCGCCTGTCGCAGCAGACCCGCGAGCGGGTGATCGAGGCGGCGCGGGCGCTCGGCTACAGCGCCCCTGCCTTCTCGGCGCTGAACAAGCCCGCTACCGCTTTCGAGGGGACCTTCGATGGACTTGACGGCGTGATCGGCTTCGCCGTCGACCAGCTGGCCACCAGCCCGGAAGCCGTCGTCGCCATCGAGGGCGCGCGCCAGGCCTCGTGGAATGCCGGCAACGTGCTTTTGGTGGCGCAGACCATGGGCGACGCCGTGATGGAGCCGCGCGCCATCGCAGCCCTGACCAAGCGCGGCATCTCGGCGCTGATCTACATGACCATCTTCACCCGCGAGATCACGGCGCCCGACTTCCTCTACGGCCTCGACATCCCCGTGATCCTGCTCAACTGCTACACGTCGGATTATGCCTTCCCGGCCGTGGTGCCGTCCGAGATCGCCGGCGGCCAGAGCTCGACGCGGCACCTGATCAGCCACGGCCACCGCCGCATCGCCACCATCACGGGCGAACCCTGGATGCAGGCCGCGCAGGACCGCCTGAAAGGCTACCGCCGCGCGCTCGCCACCGCCGACATCCCGTTCGACCCCGAACTGGTGGTCGAGGGCGACTGGTCGGCCAGCGCCGGCTACGCCGCGACCGTCAAGCTGCTGGCCCTGAAGGACCGCCCCACCGCCATCTTCTGCCAGAACGACCGCACCGCGATCGGCTGCTACGAAGCGCTGAAGGAAGCCGGCCTGCACATTCCCGCCGACATTTCCGTCGTCGGCTACGACGACGAGGAAATCGCCCGGCATCTGTTCCCGCCGCTGACCACCTCGATCCTGCCGCATATGGCCATGGGCCAATGGGCGATCGAGCAACTGGAAGCGCCCGCGGTGGCGGGGCGGGGGCGCTATCCCATTACGAAGCTGGAATGCCCGCTGGTGGAGCGGGAGAGCGTGGGGCGGGTGGGGGGCTGA